The window TGCGGCAAGTACTATATATTACATACAATAATCAACTACTATAGTCATATATAAGTTTAATCCatttaaataaatatcataaattcaaatattatcttatatatacaataatttattaattaaacttttaaataaaatttaactctacaaaaaattagtcattaatttacTAAGTTCGAGATATGCTGGTGAAAAAAAATCTATATGCTACTATTTTTGTCTAAGATAATGATTCATTtagataaattaatataaatttaattttaatatactattagtaattttatatacGTATTCAATCACGTAATGTcacatcagtaaaaataattatattttatattgactGCGTGAATGATCATAAAGAAACATATTATATGAGAGTGtaaaatgtataaaaattaacctcaattaatatattataaattatttcaaatgtttaacatttttttaaaagaaaataacttGGATTGAGTAACATTGAGAACAAAATATTTTCGTGCATGATGTAGGTGACTTGGGACAAACAGAATGGACAGCATCAACCTTAAAACATGTTAACAGCAAAGACTATGATGTGTTTTTATTACCGGGTGACCTATCCTATGCTGACACACAGCAACCACTATGGGACTCCTTCGGTCGCCTGGTGGAACCATACGCCAGCCAGAGACCATGGATGGTCACTCAAGGCAACCACGAAGTTGAGATCTTACCGATTACCGAGCCAACCGGTTTCAAGGCCTACAACTCCCGATGGCCCAATCCCCACAAAGAAAGTGGGTCCAACTCAAACCTCTACTATTCCTTTGAGGTATCTGGGACCCATATTATTATGTTGGGGTCATACACTGATTTTGATGACCAATCAGAGCAGTACACGTGGCTTGTAGATGACTTGGGGAAGGTTGATAGGAAGAGGACTCCATGGGTGGTTGTGTTGTTGCATGCACCTTGGTATAACACCAATGAAGCACATCAAGGTGAAGGTGAAAGCATGAGAAAATCCATGGAGGTCTTGCTTTTTGAGGCTCGTGTTGACTTGGTCTTTGCTGGCCATGTTCATGCATATGAACGCTTTGTAAGTCATAATAATCATACATATATTTCATATGCtcaaaactcaggtgaagtcgacttcagaTCAGGTAAAGTTGATATttaagagtcgttagatgatttgattgatttgactaaatttttatccaaCGGCTCTTAGATATAACTTTATGTAAAGTCGACTTCATCTGAATTTTTACCATGTTATTtcaatataatcaaaataaatataatttttgtaattttttttaattattagttaacaaTAGTcaaactttttattattataaacttattttttaaatacaatttactaatattaacaaaaaaagagTAAGCTCTTTAGTTAAActcatataatatttatttagtaGGAAAGAATgttttaaaatgagaaattaataaaataagaagtTACTCACCATTAAATTTGTGATTTTTATTATGCGAGATTCATACAATCTTGACTCAAAGATGATATGATAATTAgagtcttatttttttattttactaattttttcgaAGGAGCTTGATTCTATATATATTAATACcataaaaaattttgttgaaaTGCCTTTAAATTATGTTTGGGTTATTATTTGTTTACAGACTAGGGTTTATGACAATAATGCGGATCCATGTGGTCCAATGTACGTGACAATTGGAGATGGAGGAAATCGTGAAGGACTTGCATTATCGTGAGATATTGGCTACTACTCTTGATTAATTAATAAGTTAATTTTCCGTAATTTCAAATGATTATTTTTATAGGGTTGttaattaattgtgatttttgatGGAATATAATACAGGTATAAGAAACCGGTAAGTCCACTCTCATTGTATAGGGAAGCAAGCTTTGGTCATGGAAGGTTGAGAATAGTGAACGAAACACATGCACACTGGTCATGGCACCGCAACAATGATTCTGATGCTTTTGTAGCTGATGATGTTTGGATTCAGAGCTTAATTAGCTTTAAAGAATGTTGGAACACACAACAACATCACCTTGTTGCTCATCAAGAGCTATGAAAAGATATATACACAtaagagtaattaattttaattctcttaatTGTATTATACACAGCTAGCTAGGACTTAATTTATTATGTGTATTTTGTATATACACATCCATTTTCCTTCAATAATCAAACTTAGCTTGTATAACTTTccatatttctttttttcttttttattctagcAATACATAGTTTAGAATTGAAGAATAATCCTACCATCCTTGTGTGCCCCAACTAACAcaatttcttcctttttttttctttttgggataAGTAGAAGAGttctcctttctcaatcatttgaaaaattaatgtatttcaagtatttttacattttttttcaataattcaaaaaataaaaaagacacttTTTTTGTgctaatataaaaaagaaaacattAGATTCAAAAAAAAGGAAATACAAAAATAGgtcaatcataaaaacaaataaaaaaaaatctacacatacatcaaaaaatcataaaaagttCAAATCAGATAGTATGAAATTTCTACATAAAAAGAGTCATCAAGACATCATATTTGATGACATTTCTTCATGTTCTTAAACTCTAACTAAATatctcatatttttattattcctctTCACTTGATCAAATTGACTCAAAAATTTTGACTATTGGTAActgattacaaattaatttttaaaaaatttatatttattttgattatgtTCAAATAACATTGCCAATTTATTACCATCAGTCAAATTTTTGCTATATTGGGAAAGGGGAGCACTAACCCACCAAGCCCAAGCCCAACAACATTTTCTCTCTAAACTTCTTTGTTCAATCCAACATTGACCGCTAACATAGTTGTGAATCGTATTGTATCATAAATCATAATTAACAAGGATATAAAAGTGATGAAAAAAACAAGCCACTTGCGTGCAAATAGCCAAATATGATAACTTCACTTTCGCATTCATTATAGAAAGCAACACAAAACGCTCCACTGGGCTTTTGCCCACTTGTAGACCCAACAACAAAACCACCAAATTCTCATTTTCAACTACCTTTTTAATCCCTAAAGATGGTGGTAGTAGTGGTGGATGAAACTACAatctttcattcattttttttcttgcttttcacACTTTACAAAAGCTAATACCACATAAATAACCTATGACTTATTCAACCTTTCTAGTCGAGACAGCCAAGCAAGCAAAGCAACCAAACtgctattattataatattaaaatttaataataacaacaaagatAAGATCATTACAtcataatcatatttttttatagtacatCCCGACAAATCTCTCAGTTGCACCGGATGTCCAGGTGGACGGCCACGATTAACTCATCTAAGAAGGACTTACTCAACAATAACCATCTGCTTTGTGTAGGCCCATACGTCTGATCCAACGGCTGAGAAACAATTCCCATATTTCCCATCAGATCCTATCGAGTTTCTCCGCCTTGATCACGGGGTTGGCACGTGCTATCTCCTCCCTTCCCACCGTCTTAAAATCGAAAGCGCACGCGTGTTTTTCCGGGTACCTGTGGGCCCCGCAGAACGTGACACCGCACCTGCACTTGAACCCGGTCAACCCGACTCGTTTACGGCATGTAGCGCAACGGTTCGGCTGAATCGGAGCTCCGGGATTCGAGCTGGTCGTTACAGAAACCGTTACGGAGCTCGAAGCTTCTAGCTCAACCGGTTGAGGGACAAAGAATTCGACGGCGGCTGGCGTTGGCGCCGGAGAAGACGACGTGGACGGTGACGGAGATGGAAAGGCGGCGACGGAGGAGGTTGCGGTGGCTGTGGCGGTGGAGAGAGCGTTCTCGATCGTAGATTTTGCGGATTCTTGTTCTCTGAAGCATTTGGAGCAGAGATTCATGGTGGCTGAGCTACCGAAAAACCCGCAGTTGTTGACACAGAGCCTGTGACCTTCAGGAGCTTGGCATGGATGTTCTTCCGCCATGGTTACGTTTCTAGATCTGAGCTTGAGCTTTTCGAAtttctgctttttcttgtttttttctgttttaattttttccTCGTCTCCTTTCTTTGATGAGAAAATTCACAATCAGAACCGCTGTGAATGTTTTGAACCTGATCGGAATTTACAGAAGTTCATAAGAAACGTTAGCTATCTAAAATTTAGAttcagaaaaaaattgaaaaatcttATTGAGATTCAGAgactagaaatatgattttggtTATGGAGTGTTGGAAATATCTTGAAGATGAAGGAAATTTATAGAGAGAATTGAAGAGGAAAAACAATTGAAAACGTTGAGTTAGTTTGGATTCCGAGAAAATCGAATGGAAAAAATTGGAAAGATAGTTAAGAGTTATAACGAAAAAATACGgtataaaaaaactggaaaaaacaaATACAAGTTGCAAAAACCATATACGGTTTTTTCTTTTtgggttatttttgaaaattttgtggCCCGTAACCAaatacagaaaataaagagaacaaaaaacgatataaatttaagaaaaaaggGAAATTGCGATacctggttgtggttttgtttgGGAAGAGGTTGAGAATTGAGGTTGAGAATGTGGAGAAAGAGAAGGGAGAAGGAGAAGATAATAAGAATGGTGTGAGAAAGAATCTTAATGGAGA is drawn from Arachis hypogaea cultivar Tifrunner chromosome 12, arahy.Tifrunner.gnm2.J5K5, whole genome shotgun sequence and contains these coding sequences:
- the LOC112728851 gene encoding purple acid phosphatase 22-like, whose product is MIPCITNTRLLQPYIYTYKLKRKNWLNKMEGQNNKMIRNNNSLLLQLFSFLLLLFPQIIKSQEKSFSRQPSGQFIFTPHERSDSEPQQVHISLVGKDHMRVSWVTEDKHARSVVEYGTKQGGEYEAKSKGEHTSYNYFMYQSGKIHHVVIGPLKPNTNYFYRCGGLGPEFSFKTPPLNFPIEFAVVGDLGQTEWTASTLKHVNSKDYDVFLLPGDLSYADTQQPLWDSFGRLVEPYASQRPWMVTQGNHEVEILPITEPTGFKAYNSRWPNPHKESGSNSNLYYSFEVSGTHIIMLGSYTDFDDQSEQYTWLVDDLGKVDRKRTPWVVVLLHAPWYNTNEAHQGEGESMRKSMEVLLFEARVDLVFAGHVHAYERFTRVYDNNADPCGPMYVTIGDGGNREGLALSYKKPVSPLSLYREASFGHGRLRIVNETHAHWSWHRNNDSDAFVADDVWIQSLISFKECWNTQQHHLVAHQEL
- the LOC112728852 gene encoding zinc finger A20 and AN1 domain-containing stress-associated protein 4, which codes for MAEEHPCQAPEGHRLCVNNCGFFGSSATMNLCSKCFREQESAKSTIENALSTATATATSSVAAFPSPSPSTSSSPAPTPAAVEFFVPQPVELEASSSVTVSVTTSSNPGAPIQPNRCATCRKRVGLTGFKCRCGVTFCGAHRYPEKHACAFDFKTVGREEIARANPVIKAEKLDRI